Proteins from a single region of Hordeum vulgare subsp. vulgare chromosome 6H, MorexV3_pseudomolecules_assembly, whole genome shotgun sequence:
- the LOC123403285 gene encoding thiosulfate sulfurtransferase 16, chloroplastic-like yields MGSLTSSSTGRKSTVESVDPEAACALLASEQYGYVDVRMWEDFDRGHVAGARNVPYYLSVNPNGKERNPHFVDQVAALYSKQDRLLVGCRSGVRSRLATADLVAAGFTNVKNLEGGYLSLLKSASYPQPTTSHP; encoded by the exons ATGGGCTCCCTGACAAGCAGCAGCACCGGCCGGAAAAGCACCGTGGAGAGTGTGGACCCGGAGGCGGCGTGCGCGCTGCTGGCCTCGGAGCAGTATGGGTACGTGGATGTGCGCATGTGGGAGGACTTCGACAGGGGGCACGTCGCCGGCGCACGTAACGTACCATACTACCTCTCCGTCAACCCTAACGGCAAGGAGCGCAACCCTCACTTTGTCGACCAGGTTGCCGCGCTCTACTCAAAGCAGGATCGGTTACTCGTCGGCTGCCGCTCCGGGGTCCGGTCAAGGCTCGCCACTGCAGACCTCGTCGCCGCC GGGTTCACTAATGTGAAGAACCTGGAGGGCGGCTACCTCTCCTTGCTCAAGAGCGCAAGCTACCCGCAGCCGACAACCAGCCACCCCTGA